From Vigna unguiculata cultivar IT97K-499-35 chromosome 5, ASM411807v1, whole genome shotgun sequence, the proteins below share one genomic window:
- the LOC114184090 gene encoding zinc finger protein ZAT11-like — MKREREVDSLTMANCLMLLSRGGEFEATYSSSSSMSNRVFECKTCNRQFPSFQALGGHRASHKKPRLMPGDNSDQALHDSPPKPKTHECSVCGLEFAIGQALGGHMRRHRAANLNGNLHNSTTISSSSGGGSSSIDSSTKNNVVANKRVLVLDLNLTPFENDLEILKIGKPTSLVDYLY, encoded by the coding sequence atgaagagagaaagagaggtcGATAGTTTAACCATGGCGAATTGTTTGATGTTGCTTTCTCGTGGAGGTGAATTTGAGGCCACATATTCAAGCTCTTCTTCCATGAGCAACCGTGTGTTTGAGTGCAAAACATGCAACAGGCAATTTCCCTCATTTCAAGCACTTGGTGGGCACAGAGCTAGTCACAAGAAACCTAGGTTGATGCCAGGAGATAACAGTGATCAAGCGCTTCACGATTCACCCCCAAAACCTAAGACTCATGAGTGTTCCGTTTGTGGATTGGAGTTTGCTATAGGCCAGGCTTTGGGAGGTCACATGAGGAGACACAGAGCTGCGAATTTGAACGGAAACCTCCATAATTCCACCACTATCAGCAGTAGCAGTGGTGGTGGTAGCAGCAGCATCGATTCTTCGACCAAGAACAACGTTGTTGCCAACAAGAGAGTTTTGGTTTTGGATTTGAATTTGACACCCTTTGAGAACGATTTGGAGATTTTGAAGATAGGAAAACCAACTTCTTTGGTTGATTATTTGTATTAG